A part of Paenibacillus sp. 481 genomic DNA contains:
- a CDS encoding transglycosylase domain-containing protein, translated as MSEPAKPRNKRKLWLRIMLYAFTGLLVIGLGAVVTTIGFLYVTDLPVSNVQQSSQLLDNHGQPLTMLTSSQTQQEPIELHDITRHLILATLAIEDRKFYSHMGIDVKGIARAMLVNLQHLSKKQGASTLTQQLARNLYLSHERTWKRKAKEALFAVQLEMKHSKDEILTMYLNQVYYGHGAYGVEAASKLYFGKKARNLSLAESALLAGIPRGPSYYSPYSNMKNAKDRQKVVLASLVETGHIKQMEADKAYAELLSFRPREQRKSMLVAPYFRDYVRKELNHLGISEQVVDAGGLRVWTTLDKRAQQAAEEAIVKQLPAQGELQAALVSIDPRNGDIRAMVGGHNYPANQYNRAVASKRQPGSSFKPLVYLAALEKRAITPATHFVSAPTSFMYDEGRKVYRPSNYGSKYHGDIDLRQAIAASDNIYAVSTMMQIGPTQVVSLAQRLGISSAMEPLPSLALGTFPVSPFEMAAAYGTISNGGKQLAPRAVLKVMDQAGNVLYEAPPAEMKQVVDAGDAYVLTNLMESVFEAGGTGNRVSTVMKRPVAGKTGTTDSDAWIVGYTPELSTAVWVGYDRGKMISLTESQKAAPIFADFTEKALASVPPKIFPVPDNVVSVYIDPDTGKLAGDGCRSKRLETFVKGTEPTAWCGAHPHSLDGRNRAPSGAQPQRTHEAEKRSWWRHFKSWWTE; from the coding sequence ATGAGCGAACCCGCCAAACCACGCAACAAACGTAAATTATGGCTGCGCATCATGCTATACGCGTTCACAGGCCTACTTGTGATCGGTCTTGGCGCTGTCGTGACGACGATTGGCTTTCTATATGTGACAGACTTGCCAGTCTCCAACGTGCAACAATCTTCACAGCTGCTCGACAATCATGGGCAGCCGCTAACGATGCTCACGTCCAGCCAGACCCAGCAAGAGCCTATAGAACTCCATGACATCACCCGCCACCTTATTCTTGCAACGCTGGCGATTGAGGATCGAAAGTTCTACAGTCACATGGGTATTGATGTAAAGGGCATCGCCCGCGCTATGCTCGTCAATCTTCAACATCTGTCCAAAAAACAAGGGGCCAGCACGTTGACGCAGCAGCTGGCACGCAACTTGTACCTTAGTCATGAGCGTACGTGGAAACGCAAAGCAAAAGAGGCCTTATTTGCGGTGCAGTTGGAAATGAAGCATAGCAAAGATGAGATATTGACGATGTATTTGAACCAAGTGTACTACGGTCATGGGGCATACGGTGTGGAAGCAGCGTCCAAGCTTTATTTCGGGAAGAAAGCGCGAAATTTATCGCTAGCAGAAAGTGCGCTGTTGGCAGGTATTCCGCGTGGTCCGAGCTACTATTCTCCTTACTCCAATATGAAAAATGCGAAGGATCGGCAAAAAGTTGTGCTCGCTAGTCTCGTTGAAACCGGCCACATTAAGCAGATGGAGGCAGACAAAGCTTATGCAGAGCTGTTGTCTTTTCGGCCGCGAGAACAGCGCAAAAGTATGTTGGTGGCACCTTATTTCCGCGATTACGTGCGCAAAGAATTGAATCATCTCGGCATCTCGGAGCAAGTTGTCGATGCTGGAGGGTTGCGCGTGTGGACGACGTTGGACAAGCGCGCTCAGCAAGCTGCCGAGGAAGCGATTGTGAAGCAGCTGCCTGCGCAAGGAGAATTGCAGGCCGCGCTCGTCTCCATCGACCCGCGCAACGGGGATATTAGGGCAATGGTTGGGGGGCATAACTACCCCGCTAACCAGTACAATCGGGCCGTGGCAAGCAAGCGCCAGCCTGGATCCTCTTTTAAGCCGCTGGTCTATTTAGCGGCTTTGGAGAAGCGTGCCATCACACCGGCAACGCATTTTGTCAGTGCCCCTACCTCGTTCATGTATGACGAGGGACGCAAAGTGTACAGGCCGAGCAATTACGGCAGTAAGTATCATGGCGACATCGATCTGCGACAGGCGATCGCGGCATCGGACAACATCTATGCGGTCAGCACGATGATGCAAATCGGGCCGACGCAAGTCGTATCACTTGCCCAGCGGCTTGGCATTAGCAGCGCGATGGAGCCATTGCCGTCCCTCGCGCTCGGTACGTTTCCCGTCAGCCCGTTCGAGATGGCAGCGGCCTACGGAACGATTAGCAACGGCGGGAAGCAGCTTGCCCCTCGTGCGGTGCTGAAAGTAATGGATCAGGCAGGGAACGTGCTGTACGAGGCCCCTCCAGCTGAAATGAAGCAGGTGGTTGATGCCGGAGATGCTTACGTGCTGACCAACCTGATGGAGAGCGTGTTTGAAGCTGGGGGGACAGGCAACCGCGTCTCAACAGTCATGAAGCGGCCCGTGGCAGGCAAGACGGGCACGACAGATTCGGATGCGTGGATCGTCGGCTACACACCAGAGCTGTCTACAGCCGTCTGGGTCGGCTATGATCGCGGTAAAATGATTTCGCTAACCGAATCACAGAAGGCAGCGCCGATCTTCGCTGACTTTACAGAAAAAGCGCTCGCCAGCGTGCCGCCCAAAATATTCCCTGTACCCGACAACGTCGTAAGTGTCTATATCGATCCAGACACGGGTAAACTTGCGGGTGACGGTTGTCGCTCGAAGCGGCTCGAAACGTTCGTAAAAGGTACCGAACCAACAGCTTGGTGCGGTGCACATCCACACAGTTTGGACGGCCGAAATCGCGCTCCGTCAGGAGCACAGCCACAGCGGACACATGAAGCAGAAAAACGTTCATGGTGGCGTCATTTCAAAAGTTGGTGGACAGAATAA
- a CDS encoding DUF1540 domain-containing protein, giving the protein MSIIQCPISECVNWKENNCGASVVQIKQENAECLTFEKKENRK; this is encoded by the coding sequence ATGTCAATTATTCAATGCCCAATCTCAGAGTGCGTGAACTGGAAAGAAAACAACTGTGGAGCTTCTGTTGTACAAATTAAACAAGAAAATGCAGAATGCCTCACGTTCGAAAAGAAAGAGAACAGAAAGTAA